A stretch of the Actinotalea sp. JY-7876 genome encodes the following:
- the dnaA gene encoding chromosomal replication initiator protein DnaA: MPPQDDSIAQVWDRAVGRLANDPATSSQQLAFIRLVRPLGLLDGTALLAVGNEFTKDYLESRVRTELNAALSEVLGMDARFAVTVDPSLDTEAARPATERPDRQDRDRDDRLDARGHDRHDDDDERAPQPSYGERSLGRVTPSARPQVEPARLNPKYLFETFVIGASNRFAHAAAVAVAEAPAKAYNPLFIYGDSGLGKTHLLHAIGHYAFSLYPGVRVRYVNSEEFTNDFINSIGEGKAGAFQRRYREVDVLLVDDIQFLQGKEQTMEEFFHTFNTLHNADKQVVITSDLPPKQLNGFEDRMRSRFEWGLITDVQPPDLETRIAILRKKAGNEKLQAPDDVLSYIASKISTNIRELEGALIRVTAFANLNRQQVDLALAEIVLKDLITDEDTAEITAAAIIAQTANYFGLTIDDLCGSSRSRVLVTARQIAMYLCRELTDMSLPKIGQQFGGRDHTTVMHANRKIRELMAERRSIYNQVTELTNRIKQQHRG, encoded by the coding sequence GTGCCCCCACAGGACGACTCGATCGCGCAGGTCTGGGACCGCGCCGTCGGCCGACTCGCCAACGACCCTGCCACCAGCTCGCAGCAGCTCGCGTTCATCCGTCTCGTCCGCCCGCTCGGGCTGCTCGACGGCACCGCCCTGCTCGCCGTCGGCAACGAGTTCACCAAGGACTACCTCGAGTCCCGGGTGCGCACCGAGCTCAACGCCGCGCTGAGCGAGGTGCTGGGGATGGACGCGCGCTTCGCGGTCACGGTCGACCCGTCCCTCGACACCGAGGCGGCGCGTCCCGCGACCGAGCGCCCGGACCGGCAGGACCGCGACCGCGACGACCGCCTCGACGCGCGCGGGCACGACCGCCACGACGACGACGACGAGCGGGCTCCGCAGCCCAGCTACGGCGAGCGCTCGCTCGGCCGGGTCACCCCGTCCGCGCGACCCCAGGTCGAGCCGGCGCGCCTCAATCCCAAGTACCTGTTCGAGACCTTCGTCATCGGGGCCTCGAACCGGTTCGCGCACGCCGCCGCCGTCGCCGTCGCGGAGGCACCCGCGAAGGCCTACAACCCGCTGTTCATCTACGGCGACTCCGGCCTGGGCAAGACGCACCTGCTCCACGCGATCGGCCACTACGCGTTCTCGCTGTACCCGGGCGTGCGCGTGCGCTACGTGAACTCCGAGGAGTTCACCAACGACTTCATCAACTCCATCGGTGAGGGCAAGGCCGGCGCGTTCCAGCGCCGCTACCGCGAGGTGGACGTCCTGCTCGTCGACGACATCCAGTTCCTGCAGGGCAAGGAACAGACGATGGAGGAGTTCTTCCACACCTTCAACACGCTGCACAACGCGGACAAGCAGGTCGTGATCACGTCCGACCTGCCGCCCAAGCAGCTCAACGGCTTCGAGGACCGCATGCGGTCGCGCTTCGAGTGGGGCCTGATCACCGACGTCCAGCCGCCGGACCTGGAGACCCGCATCGCGATCCTGCGCAAGAAGGCGGGCAACGAGAAGCTCCAGGCGCCCGACGACGTGCTGTCCTACATCGCGTCCAAGATCTCCACGAACATCCGCGAGCTCGAGGGCGCCCTCATCCGCGTCACGGCCTTCGCCAACCTCAACCGGCAGCAGGTCGACCTCGCCCTCGCGGAGATCGTCCTCAAGGACCTCATCACCGACGAGGACACCGCCGAGATCACGGCCGCGGCGATCATCGCCCAGACGGCGAACTACTTCGGCCTGACGATCGACGACCTGTGCGGCTCGTCGCGGTCCCGCGTCCTGGTCACGGCTCGGCAGATCGCCATGTACCTGTGCCGCGAGCTCACCGACATGTCGCTGCCCAAGATCGGTCAGCAGTTCGGCGGCCGCGACCACACGACCGTCATGCACGCGAACCGCAAGATCCGTGAGCTCATGGCCGAGCGCCGCTCGATCTACAACCAGGTCACCGAGCTGACGAACCGGATCAAGCAGCAGCACCGCGGCTGA
- the gnd gene encoding phosphogluconate dehydrogenase (NAD(+)-dependent, decarboxylating), giving the protein MHLGLVGLGKMGANMRQRLRDQGLQVTGYDRNPEVSDVESLAALVEALPQGRRVVWVMVPSGGPTRSTVEELGTLLTSGDVVVEGGNSYYKDDIEHAARLAEAGIRYVDVGVSGGVWGLANGYGLMAGGSAEDVEHLMPVFDALRPEGPREEGFVHAGSVGAGHFAKMVHNGIEYGVMQAYAEGYELLAAQDVVTDVVGTMRAWKRGTVVRSWLLDLLVAALEKDPGLSAIDDYVEDSGEGRWTVDEAIDQAVPLPVISAALFARFASRQEPSPAMKAVAALRQQFGGHTVRQAVPPSEPV; this is encoded by the coding sequence ATGCACCTCGGACTCGTCGGTCTCGGCAAGATGGGCGCGAACATGCGCCAGCGGCTGCGTGACCAGGGCCTGCAGGTCACCGGGTACGACCGCAACCCCGAGGTGTCCGACGTCGAGAGCCTCGCGGCGCTCGTCGAGGCGCTGCCGCAGGGCCGCCGCGTCGTGTGGGTCATGGTGCCGTCGGGCGGGCCGACGCGGAGCACCGTCGAGGAGCTCGGCACGCTCCTGACCAGCGGGGACGTCGTCGTCGAGGGCGGGAACTCGTACTACAAGGACGACATCGAGCACGCCGCGCGGCTCGCGGAGGCGGGCATCCGCTACGTCGACGTGGGCGTCTCGGGCGGCGTCTGGGGCCTGGCCAACGGCTACGGCCTCATGGCCGGCGGGTCCGCCGAGGACGTCGAGCACCTCATGCCGGTGTTCGACGCCCTGCGCCCGGAGGGCCCTCGCGAGGAGGGCTTCGTGCACGCGGGCTCGGTGGGCGCCGGGCACTTCGCCAAGATGGTGCACAACGGCATCGAGTACGGCGTGATGCAGGCGTACGCCGAGGGCTACGAGCTGCTCGCCGCGCAGGACGTCGTCACCGACGTCGTCGGGACCATGCGCGCCTGGAAGCGCGGGACCGTCGTGCGGTCCTGGCTGCTCGACCTGCTCGTGGCCGCGCTCGAGAAGGACCCGGGCCTGAGCGCGATCGACGACTACGTCGAGGACTCCGGCGAAGGGCGCTGGACGGTGGACGAGGCGATCGACCAGGCCGTCCCGCTGCCCGTGATCTCGGCCGCGCTCTTCGCGCGGTTCGCCTCGCGTCAGGAGCCCTCCCCCGCGATGAAGGCCGTGGCGGCGCTGCGTCAGCAGTTCGGTGGGCACACCGTGCGTCAGGCCGTACCGCCGTCCGAACCCGTCTGA
- the dnaN gene encoding DNA polymerase III subunit beta yields the protein MRFRVDRDVLAEAVTWTARSLPTRPPVPVLAGVRLEADASGVVQLSSFDYEVSARSEIAADVSEPGTVLVSGRLLAEISRALPAKPVDVVLDGTKVSVTCGASRFTLLTMPVEDYPALPAMPGVVGTIAGPDLVEAVAQVTVAASRDDTLPLLTGVRVEIEGEVITLLATDRYRLALRTVGWSPADPAHSSVALVRARTLSDAAKSLGSSDRVTVALATGAGVDLIGFEAGGRHTTSLLVDGDYPAVRRLFAAEKPIHAVVSTQALTEAARRVSLVAERNTPIRLAFSEGQVVLNAGQGDDAQASEALEASLVGEDIAVAFNPQFLLDGLGALSTEFVRLAFTHPNKPVEFTGQRALEGDDDQSYRYLLVPIRFAS from the coding sequence ATGAGGTTCAGGGTCGACCGTGACGTCCTCGCCGAGGCGGTGACCTGGACGGCACGCTCCCTGCCGACGCGCCCCCCGGTCCCCGTGCTGGCGGGTGTGCGGCTCGAAGCCGATGCGAGCGGCGTCGTGCAGCTCTCGAGCTTCGACTACGAGGTCTCCGCGCGGTCCGAGATCGCCGCCGACGTGAGCGAGCCCGGCACCGTCCTGGTGTCCGGCCGACTCCTCGCCGAGATCTCCCGGGCGCTGCCGGCCAAGCCGGTCGACGTCGTGCTCGACGGCACCAAGGTCTCCGTGACGTGCGGCGCCAGCCGCTTCACGCTCCTGACGATGCCCGTCGAGGACTACCCCGCCCTGCCCGCGATGCCCGGCGTCGTCGGCACGATCGCCGGCCCCGACCTGGTCGAGGCCGTGGCGCAGGTGACCGTCGCCGCGAGCCGCGACGACACGCTGCCGCTGCTCACCGGGGTGCGGGTCGAGATCGAGGGCGAGGTCATCACGCTGCTCGCGACGGACCGCTACCGCCTCGCGCTGCGGACCGTGGGCTGGTCGCCGGCCGACCCGGCCCACTCGTCGGTCGCGCTGGTCCGGGCGCGGACGCTGTCGGACGCCGCCAAGTCCCTGGGCTCGAGCGACCGCGTGACGGTCGCGCTCGCCACGGGCGCCGGCGTGGACCTCATCGGGTTCGAGGCCGGCGGCCGGCACACGACCTCGCTCCTGGTCGACGGCGACTACCCGGCGGTCCGCCGGCTGTTCGCCGCGGAGAAGCCGATCCACGCCGTCGTCTCGACGCAGGCGCTGACGGAGGCCGCCCGGCGCGTCTCCCTCGTCGCCGAGCGCAACACGCCGATCCGCCTCGCGTTCAGCGAGGGTCAGGTGGTGCTCAACGCCGGCCAGGGCGATGATGCACAGGCCTCGGAGGCCCTCGAGGCGAGCCTCGTCGGCGAGGACATCGCCGTGGCGTTCAACCCGCAGTTCCTCCTCGACGGCCTCGGCGCGCTGAGCACCGAGTTCGTGCGCCTCGCGTTCACGCACCCGAACAAGCCGGTCGAGTTCACCGGCCAGCGCGCGCTCGAGGGGGACGACGACCAGAGCTACCGGTACCTGCTCGTCCCGATCCGTTTCGCCAGCTGA